The DNA segment CAGCTTTTGACTTTGAAGAAGGAGCAGAAGTTATAACTACACCATTTAGTTTTTCTTCAACTACTCATGCAATAGTAAGGAATGGATTGACTCCAGTATTTTGTGATATTAATTCTGAAGATTATACTATTGATGTAACTAAATTAGAGAGTTTAATCACAGAAAAAACTTGTGCAATAGTTCCAGTTCATGTGTATGGAAATCTTTGTAATGTTGAAGAAATTGAAAAAATAGCGAAGAAATATAATTTAAAAGTTATATATGATGCAGCTCATACTTTTGGTGTAGAGAAAAATGGTAAAGGTGTGGGTTCATTTGGAGATGCTTCAATGTTTAGCTTTCATGCTACAAAGGTATATAATACAATAGAAGGTGGAGCTATAGCATATGGAGATATTAGTTTAAAGAAAAAATTAAATGATTTGAAAAATTTTGGAATAACAGGTCCAGAATCAGTTGAATATATTGGTGGAAATGCTAAAATGAATGAATTTCAAGCTGCTATGGGAATATGTAATTTACGTCATGTAGATGGTGAAATTTTAAAAAGAAAAGCTGTAGTAGAAAGATACAGAAATAAATTAGAGAATATAGAAGGAATAAAATTATCTTCAACTCAAGAAGGAGTAAAATCTAACTATGCATATTTTCCGGTAGTTTTCGATAATTATAAATATACGAGAGATGAGGTATTTGAAAAATTAGAAAAAGAAAACATTATAGCTAGAAAATACTTTTATCCATTAATTAATGATTATGAATGTTATAGAGATAAATACAGTTCTAAAGATACTCCAGTAGCTAAATATATTTCTGATAGAATTTTATGTTTACCAATATATGCTGATTTAGAATTAGAAATAGTAGATAAAATTTGTGATATTATATTGAAGTAGATAAAAAGGAGATAGAGATTATGAAAGGAATAATATTAGCAGGAGGAAGTGGAACAAGACTTTATCCAATTACAAAAAGTGTGTCAAAACAGATATTGCCAATATATGATAAACCAATGATATATTATCCTCTTTCTGTACTCATGTTAGCAGGCATAAGAGAGGTGCTTATAATCTCTACTCCAAGAGATTTAAGATGTTTTGAAGAGCTTTTACAAGATGGAAAAGAACTAGGTATGAGTATAACATATAAAGTTCAAGAGAAGCCAAATGGTTTAGCAGAAGCATTTATAATTGGAGAAGAATTTATAGGTAAGGATAGTGTAGCTTTAGTATTAGGAGATAATATCTTTTTTGGGCAAGCCTTTTCACCTATTTTAAAAGAAGCAGCAAAATTAAAAAAGGGAGCGGAGATATTTGGTTATCTAGTAAAAGACCCTAGAGCTTATGGAGTAGTAGAGTTTGACAAGGATAGAAATGTAATATCTATTGAAGAGAAGCCAGAGAATCCAAAATCAAAATATGCAGTACCAGGGCTATATTTTTATGATAATAGTGTAATAGAGAAGGCTAAAAGTATTAAACCAAGTAAAAGAGGAGAGTTAGAGATAACAGATTTAAATAGATTGTATTTAGAAGAAAAATCTTTAAAGGTAAATCTATTGGGAAGAGGCTTTGCTTGGTTAGATACAGGTACACATAAGAATTTATTACAAGCATCTAACTTTATAGAAACTATACAAGAGAGACAGGGAAATTATATAGCATGTATAGAGGAGATAGCTTATCGTAATGGGTGGATAACTAAAGAGGAGTTAATTAAGTTAGCAGAGCCATTATTAAAGACAGATTATGGGAAATATTTAATAGAGATAGTTAATGAATAGAAAATTTTTGGAGAGATATATGTTAAAGATAAATGAGAATGTATACAACAGAATAGGAGAGTTAGGTGTATATATCTATACCCTCTCTCTATTTATCTCAAAATCTGGAATAAGTATAGGGCTAGGATTTTTGATTCTAGCTTTTTTACTGTATATTTGGGATAAAAGAAAAATAAGTTTAACAGTAGAGGAAAAATATATACTAGCTATTTTAATTCTACTGCCAATATTTAGTTTATTATCAGTAGGTGGAAGTTATTCTTTCCAGAGAGCTTTAGAGAAATCATATAGGTATATAGGATTGTTCTTTATACCTTTATTTTTACAGAAAGATAAAATTGTAGAGAGAGTATTATCACTTTTCTCTTTGAGTATAGTTATAAGTTTTGTAAATGGAATATTTTTCTACAAAAAGCTTAAATGGAATTTTAATGAGAGGTTGATTAGCTTTTCGAGTAATCCATTAGATGAGGCTCATATACTAGCTATGGGAAGTATGTTGGTATTAGTAGCTATGGTTTATTATATTAAAGAGAAGAAATGGTTATATACATTGTTTTATAGTATAACCTTTATACTTTCTCTAATAGCTTTATTATTAACTCAAGGAAGGGGAGCTTGGATAGGATTTGTAGCTGCTCTATTTATAGTTCTGTTCTTTTTATTTAAGAGTAAGAAGAAGTTTGTTATAGCTATGTTAGCTATCTTTCTTTTAGGGTATGGAGCTATAAATAGTAAAGTTTTAGAGAATAATAGATATATTAAAAGGATTGTAAGTATAAATAGTAAAAATGATAATTCAAATAAGAGTAGAATACTTTTATGGCAAAGTGGTATAGAGATGTATAAATCTCATCCAGTCTTTGGAGTTGGAAGAGATAATGCTGGTGAATTTTCATTAGAATATATGAAAAATTATTTTAAAGGACAAAAACCTAATTATTTTTCTAAAAATATGATGAAGTTAGCAGAGGCAGGAAATTTACATAGCTTATATATAACAAGTTTAGCAGAGGAAGGTATACTATTCTTTCCTTTTATAGGAATGTTCCTATTTATCCTATATAGACAGATAAGATACTGTATAGGTAGAGAAAGAGATATGAATTACTACATAGTAGTAGGAACAATAGGTATGTTAGTAGCTTTCTTAGTGGGAGGACTAACAGAGAATGTATGGAGAGAGATATGGAAATCCAATATGTTAGTTTTCATAATTGGGTTATATCTATCTAGGGTAAAAAACACAGAAAGAGAGTAATTAAAGTTGCTCTCTTTTTTCTTTAAAAAAAATTATTCTCACTAAATATCAATAAATGGTGATTAATGGAAAATCTTTAAAAATAAAGCTTTACAAATCCAAAAAATATAATAATATATATTTAAAGATTATACATAACACTAATTACAGAATGATAAAAAATTTTAGAGGTGAGGGTTATGGCAAAAAAAGATGATGAAAAAAGCAAAAAAGAGTTTCAAAGAGAGTGTGAGCGTTACTTACTTAAGAAGCTGGAGGATCTTCCAGAGTTTGATAAGAAGTTTACACAGGAGCTTGAGGATAAGTATGGGATATGGGTTACAGTAGAAAAAGCTATGGAGATTGTAGGTAAGAGTAGAAGTACTATTTACAAGTACAAAGATGAGAATAGCTTTATTTACAGACAAAATGAAAGAAAGATAATGATATACACGAAAAGCTTAATTTTTGTGTTGTAAAATAGAATAAAATCTCTTTGATTTCCACTAAAATTATAGTATAATAGTACAATACGATAAATTTAGTTAGGAGAAAAAGGTATGCATAAAGAAAAAGAGTATGGATTGTTTACAGCTATTGCTATGATAGTGGGAATAGTTATAGGATCAGGAATATTTTTTAAAAGTGACAACATATTAGTGTATACTAATGGAAGCATAATAAAGGGTATTTTAGTATTTACAATTGCTGCTATTGGTATCATCTTTGGAAGTTTAACAATAGCAGTATTAGCATCAAGAACAACAAAGCCTGGAGGGCTTATAACTTATGTAGAAGAGTACATAGGACCTAAGGTAGCAGGGGCACTAGGATGGTTTCAAGTGTTTATATATTTCCCAGCTATACTAAGTATAGTTTCTTGGATAGTAGGAGTATATCTATGTATGCTTATGGGGTGGGAAGGAACTCCAGAGAGAGTAGGGTTTATAGGGTTAATAGCATTTTTAATCATCTACTTTGTAAACTATTTCTCAGCTCTATTAGGGGGAGCTTTCCAAAA comes from the Candidatus Fusobacterium pullicola genome and includes:
- the rfbA gene encoding glucose-1-phosphate thymidylyltransferase RfbA → MKGIILAGGSGTRLYPITKSVSKQILPIYDKPMIYYPLSVLMLAGIREVLIISTPRDLRCFEELLQDGKELGMSITYKVQEKPNGLAEAFIIGEEFIGKDSVALVLGDNIFFGQAFSPILKEAAKLKKGAEIFGYLVKDPRAYGVVEFDKDRNVISIEEKPENPKSKYAVPGLYFYDNSVIEKAKSIKPSKRGELEITDLNRLYLEEKSLKVNLLGRGFAWLDTGTHKNLLQASNFIETIQERQGNYIACIEEIAYRNGWITKEELIKLAEPLLKTDYGKYLIEIVNE
- a CDS encoding DegT/DnrJ/EryC1/StrS family aminotransferase; amino-acid sequence: MNKKILVTHSSMPKFEEYCEEIRELWDSHFLTNMGVKHKQLEKELESYLKTENITLFTNGHLALECAIAAFDFEEGAEVITTPFSFSSTTHAIVRNGLTPVFCDINSEDYTIDVTKLESLITEKTCAIVPVHVYGNLCNVEEIEKIAKKYNLKVIYDAAHTFGVEKNGKGVGSFGDASMFSFHATKVYNTIEGGAIAYGDISLKKKLNDLKNFGITGPESVEYIGGNAKMNEFQAAMGICNLRHVDGEILKRKAVVERYRNKLENIEGIKLSSTQEGVKSNYAYFPVVFDNYKYTRDEVFEKLEKENIIARKYFYPLINDYECYRDKYSSKDTPVAKYISDRILCLPIYADLELEIVDKICDIILK
- a CDS encoding O-antigen ligase family protein codes for the protein MLKINENVYNRIGELGVYIYTLSLFISKSGISIGLGFLILAFLLYIWDKRKISLTVEEKYILAILILLPIFSLLSVGGSYSFQRALEKSYRYIGLFFIPLFLQKDKIVERVLSLFSLSIVISFVNGIFFYKKLKWNFNERLISFSSNPLDEAHILAMGSMLVLVAMVYYIKEKKWLYTLFYSITFILSLIALLLTQGRGAWIGFVAALFIVLFFLFKSKKKFVIAMLAIFLLGYGAINSKVLENNRYIKRIVSINSKNDNSNKSRILLWQSGIEMYKSHPVFGVGRDNAGEFSLEYMKNYFKGQKPNYFSKNMMKLAEAGNLHSLYITSLAEEGILFFPFIGMFLFILYRQIRYCIGRERDMNYYIVVGTIGMLVAFLVGGLTENVWREIWKSNMLVFIIGLYLSRVKNTERE